A single region of the Thermodesulfatator indicus DSM 15286 genome encodes:
- a CDS encoding branched-chain amino acid ABC transporter permease — protein sequence MDLGIFLQFVVAGLSAGSIYALIALGFSVINNATGIVNFAQGDFAVIAAFLAYSLLVGFGWPYWLAFSAGVLLAALVGFFLWRFVLSYAKSKEIIFLVFITVGFSVFLHGAIKELWGKRPISLPPLEGGYIQLGNLNFEIQTFWIIGTTLFAFLALHLFFKYTLWGKAIRAVAVDAQAAALMGIPVSKAIACSFALAGALGGLAGILVAPVWPLSFESGVYIGLKGFAAAVLGGYGNFAGALLGGLLLGLLEGVGGYFASAFKNVVAYSVLFLVLLFRPQGLLGNNEEERL from the coding sequence ATGGATTTGGGAATCTTTCTGCAATTTGTGGTTGCGGGCCTTTCAGCCGGCTCTATTTACGCCCTTATAGCTCTGGGGTTCAGCGTCATCAACAATGCCACGGGCATTGTCAACTTTGCCCAAGGCGACTTTGCCGTGATTGCGGCTTTTTTGGCCTACTCGCTCTTGGTTGGTTTTGGCTGGCCTTACTGGCTGGCTTTTTCTGCTGGGGTATTGTTAGCTGCCCTTGTAGGTTTTTTTCTTTGGCGCTTTGTCTTGAGCTACGCCAAGTCTAAAGAAATAATCTTTCTAGTTTTTATTACCGTTGGTTTTTCCGTTTTTCTTCACGGAGCAATCAAAGAATTATGGGGGAAAAGGCCTATCTCTTTACCGCCTTTAGAAGGAGGTTATATCCAACTTGGGAATCTTAATTTTGAAATTCAAACTTTCTGGATTATTGGTACTACTCTCTTTGCTTTTTTGGCCTTGCATCTTTTCTTCAAATATACCCTCTGGGGCAAAGCTATTCGGGCGGTAGCTGTCGATGCTCAAGCAGCTGCTCTTATGGGAATACCCGTTTCCAAGGCTATTGCCTGCTCCTTTGCTTTAGCAGGGGCCTTAGGAGGACTTGCCGGAATCCTTGTAGCCCCGGTTTGGCCCCTTTCCTTTGAAAGCGGTGTTTATATTGGCCTAAAAGGTTTTGCTGCTGCGGTTTTAGGAGGCTACGGGAATTTCGCAGGAGCTTTGTTAGGCGGGCTTCTTTTAGGCCTGCTAGAGGGAGTGGGGGGCTATTTTGCCTCTGCATTCAAAAATGTAGTAGCTTATAGTGTTTTATTTTTAGTATTGCTCTTCAGGCCGCAGGGGCTTTTAGGAAATAACGAGGAAGAACGTTTATGA
- a CDS encoding branched-chain amino acid ABC transporter permease, which yields MRSFLVLYLIIYLLPIFVKNPYYLNVLAFIGLYFLVALGLTIFIGFAGQISLGHGAFYAMGAYGSALSYFYLKLPPFFGTLLAIFVTSLVAGILGRFVLRLKGHYLVMATLALNLIVYISLCEAETITGGISGLPGIPPYCIGGFCFNTDKANYYLIWTIALTIFFFILRLLQGRLGRELKAIKSSEAAARALGLPVLRYKVWSFVFSAVLAALAGALYAHYLSFISPKTFDIFYSVEVVTIVLVGGMGSPWGALAGAAFLTPLPQILSIFEELKDIFYGLSLMLILIFYPQGLISILKTTTWKKFFLPKSLR from the coding sequence ATGAGGTCTTTTCTGGTACTTTATCTAATTATTTATTTATTGCCTATCTTTGTAAAAAATCCCTATTATTTGAATGTATTAGCCTTTATAGGCCTATATTTTTTAGTAGCTCTAGGACTAACTATTTTTATTGGTTTTGCTGGCCAAATTTCACTGGGCCACGGTGCTTTTTACGCCATGGGGGCTTATGGCTCAGCCTTAAGCTATTTTTATCTAAAATTGCCCCCTTTCTTTGGAACTTTGTTGGCTATTTTTGTTACAAGCCTGGTAGCGGGTATCCTTGGGCGTTTTGTATTGCGCCTTAAAGGTCATTATCTGGTTATGGCAACCCTTGCCCTAAATCTAATTGTTTACATCTCTCTTTGTGAAGCAGAGACCATCACTGGTGGTATATCTGGATTACCAGGTATTCCACCATATTGTATTGGAGGCTTTTGTTTTAATACTGACAAAGCCAACTATTATTTGATATGGACTATTGCCCTAACAATATTCTTTTTTATCTTGCGCCTCTTACAAGGCCGTCTGGGAAGAGAGTTAAAAGCTATCAAATCAAGCGAGGCAGCCGCTAGAGCTTTAGGTCTTCCAGTTTTACGCTACAAGGTGTGGTCTTTTGTTTTTAGCGCGGTTTTAGCAGCTTTGGCCGGAGCTCTTTATGCCCACTATCTTTCTTTTATTAGTCCTAAAACTTTCGATATTTTTTATTCAGTAGAAGTGGTGACAATCGTACTAGTGGGTGGCATGGGTAGTCCTTGGGGGGCCTTAGCGGGAGCGGCCTTCTTAACCCCTTTACCTCAAATTCTTTCCATTTTTGAAGAGTTAAAAGATATATTTTATGGCTTAAGTCTAATGTTAATCCTTATATTTTATCCGCAAGGCCTTATTTCTATCCTGAAAACAACTACCTGGAAAAAATTTTTTCTTCCAAAATCTCTTCGTTAA
- a CDS encoding glycosyltransferase family 4 protein encodes MLQRVKYVKPLFKRGEKYMYSAIELQKRLGIFHSKVSSLFKALLLLASCYKDLKTNAILPKKPLRPRPKGSPLKIAIVTEYYYPILGGITEHVHHFAKELLAKGHEVTIITPEAGPFGRDVGEIANHIIKLGRSVSIYSNDSFARISLGQDLGSQLEKILFEGQFDLVHVHSPLTPTLPLLAIYHSPVPVVGTFHTHFEENLWLSMFKERLRPFMEAMALRIAVSPICIASMEKFLPGFSYVVVPNGIDTNWYSPEQKPISRFTDDHFNILYVGRFDPRNGLDILIEAFKILAREKPNIRLIIMGFGPLEPTYRKMVPKELTEKIIFVGKIDEERPAYYRSAHVLCFPAKKGSFGITLLEAMASGVPVVTTDIEGFRFVMEDGKHGLMVKPEHGAEGYARALKFLLENPEKRKEMAQKARERALEFSWDKVTADLLDHYYEILPS; translated from the coding sequence ATGTTACAAAGGGTAAAATATGTGAAACCTTTATTTAAAAGAGGTGAAAAATATATGTACAGTGCTATTGAGTTGCAAAAAAGGCTAGGGATATTTCACTCGAAAGTAAGCTCTTTATTTAAGGCCCTATTGCTCTTAGCAAGTTGCTACAAAGACTTAAAGACGAATGCTATCTTACCTAAAAAGCCCCTTAGACCAAGGCCAAAAGGCTCGCCCCTTAAAATAGCTATTGTAACCGAATACTACTATCCGATTCTTGGTGGAATCACCGAACACGTGCATCATTTTGCTAAAGAACTTCTGGCTAAAGGGCACGAAGTAACCATCATAACTCCTGAAGCCGGCCCTTTTGGACGGGATGTAGGTGAGATCGCCAATCATATTATCAAGTTAGGCCGTTCCGTTTCTATCTATTCAAATGACTCTTTTGCCCGAATAAGCTTGGGTCAAGATTTAGGCTCCCAACTGGAAAAAATTTTATTTGAAGGCCAATTTGACTTAGTTCACGTCCATTCCCCGTTAACACCAACTCTTCCTCTCCTGGCTATTTATCATTCGCCTGTCCCTGTGGTGGGAACGTTTCATACCCATTTTGAAGAAAACTTGTGGCTTTCCATGTTTAAAGAACGCTTACGTCCATTTATGGAAGCCATGGCCTTAAGGATAGCTGTTTCTCCCATTTGTATTGCTTCTATGGAAAAGTTTTTGCCTGGTTTTTCCTATGTAGTAGTACCAAACGGTATTGATACGAACTGGTATTCACCTGAACAAAAACCAATTTCTCGTTTTACAGATGACCATTTTAACATCCTTTACGTAGGCCGTTTTGACCCTAGAAACGGGCTTGATATCCTTATAGAAGCATTCAAAATACTAGCCCGAGAAAAACCTAATATCAGACTCATAATTATGGGCTTTGGCCCCCTTGAACCCACTTATCGGAAAATGGTCCCCAAAGAACTTACCGAAAAAATTATATTTGTTGGCAAAATAGATGAAGAACGCCCGGCTTATTATCGAAGTGCTCATGTGCTTTGTTTCCCTGCTAAAAAAGGAAGTTTTGGTATTACTCTTCTTGAGGCTATGGCCTCGGGAGTGCCTGTTGTTACTACAGACATAGAAGGCTTTCGTTTCGTGATGGAAGACGGAAAACATGGCCTTATGGTAAAACCAGAACATGGAGCCGAAGGGTACGCCAGAGCCTTAAAATTCCTTCTAGAAAATCCCGAGAAAAGAAAAGAAATGGCGCAAAAGGCTCGGGAAAGGGCCTTAGAGTTCTCGTGGGACAAAGTAACCGCCGATCTCCTTGACCATTATTACGAAATACTTCCTTCTTAA
- a CDS encoding polysaccharide deacetylase family protein, with amino-acid sequence MFRFWYVLPPKIKKRFLLVLGAGLSSCPIFLKPAFRRTAPWFIGSSLLALDTFVPQVNILSKSFWRAKNVIQEIAITFDDGPDAEITPKLLDLLAQEKAKATFFVLAKRAKRLPELIQRIEKEGHELAFHGLDHQKIWKLSLKKFSRQIEQGLAILESISSKPIIWYRPPHGFIRFDQYLWLRKKGLRLAGWTIGVWDTDENVTAQEISERILASLRPGDILLLHDGVADRLRPQTAMLKAFKKTLPVIKKQGLKPLTLSSLWRISQGGISAF; translated from the coding sequence ATGTTTAGATTCTGGTATGTTTTGCCCCCAAAAATTAAAAAGCGCTTTCTTCTTGTTTTGGGGGCTGGTCTATCTTCTTGTCCAATATTCTTGAAACCAGCTTTTCGTCGTACTGCTCCCTGGTTTATAGGAAGCAGCTTATTGGCCCTGGATACCTTTGTTCCCCAAGTAAACATTTTATCCAAAAGTTTCTGGCGAGCTAAAAATGTTATCCAAGAAATAGCCATCACCTTTGACGACGGGCCAGATGCCGAAATAACCCCTAAACTGCTCGATTTACTGGCTCAAGAGAAAGCCAAGGCCACTTTTTTTGTCTTGGCTAAAAGGGCTAAACGCCTCCCTGAACTTATCCAGAGAATAGAAAAAGAAGGCCACGAACTGGCTTTCCATGGCCTAGATCACCAAAAAATATGGAAGCTTTCCCTAAAAAAATTTAGCCGACAAATAGAACAGGGATTAGCTATCCTTGAGTCAATTTCCTCTAAACCAATAATTTGGTACCGACCGCCCCACGGTTTTATTCGCTTTGACCAATATCTATGGTTGCGTAAAAAAGGGCTTCGTTTAGCTGGATGGACAATTGGTGTGTGGGATACCGATGAAAACGTTACCGCTCAAGAAATCTCAGAAAGAATTTTAGCCTCTTTAAGGCCTGGAGATATTTTACTTTTGCACGATGGCGTGGCTGACCGTCTTCGTCCTCAAACAGCTATGCTCAAAGCCTTTAAAAAGACCCTTCCTGTAATAAAAAAACAGGGGTTAAAACCGCTTACCCTTTCTTCTTTGTGGCGAATTTCTCAAGGGGGCATTAGTGCGTTCTAA
- a CDS encoding lysylphosphatidylglycerol synthase transmembrane domain-containing protein has protein sequence MRSKKFRLIFSIIFGLSCLVILFLKTDLSKTWQTIKQADIRLLLLSALLNIGVVYLKSERWRLIVSPLSRLGPLRSFCLTVLAFWGNTILPMRAGDFGRGLYLIKQKLNWGTGLSTVAADKFIDGLGLTSFVLPFYFNDILPPILKRGILWLSVSMFLLFIVLLGFLKRIKIEELSVKHPLLNWLIAAFKGLESLKDKKILVITYFLSILSWLAQVYILMLAAKALNLNLSFIEAIITLLGLNLALLLPNPPANIGLTHAAIVLVLGLLGFPESQAMAIALVYHGVQTLTIVVLGLTFSLLESRIL, from the coding sequence GTGCGTTCTAAAAAATTTCGGCTAATTTTTTCCATTATTTTTGGTCTTAGTTGTCTCGTCATTTTATTTTTGAAGACAGACCTTTCTAAAACTTGGCAAACAATAAAACAGGCAGATATTCGGCTTTTACTTTTAAGCGCTCTACTAAACATAGGAGTTGTTTATCTTAAATCAGAACGCTGGCGCCTGATAGTCTCTCCTCTGTCTAGACTGGGACCTCTGCGTAGTTTTTGCCTGACTGTTTTGGCCTTTTGGGGGAATACCATTTTGCCTATGAGGGCCGGAGATTTTGGCCGAGGCCTTTATCTTATAAAACAAAAACTTAATTGGGGGACAGGATTAAGCACGGTAGCAGCAGATAAATTTATAGATGGTCTGGGGTTAACAAGTTTTGTCTTGCCTTTTTATTTTAATGACATCCTCCCGCCCATTTTGAAAAGAGGCATTCTTTGGCTTTCTGTAAGTATGTTTTTATTGTTTATAGTTCTTTTGGGCTTTTTAAAGCGTATAAAAATTGAAGAACTCTCCGTTAAACATCCTTTATTAAACTGGTTAATAGCTGCTTTTAAAGGCTTAGAAAGCCTGAAAGACAAAAAAATATTAGTGATTACTTATTTTCTTTCTATCCTTTCTTGGCTGGCCCAAGTATATATTTTGATGTTAGCAGCCAAGGCTCTAAATTTGAATCTTTCTTTTATTGAAGCTATCATCACTTTGCTTGGTCTAAACCTGGCTTTACTATTACCCAACCCACCAGCAAACATAGGATTAACTCATGCAGCCATTGTTTTAGTATTAGGGCTTTTGGGATTTCCTGAAAGCCAGGCAATGGCCATTGCCCTAGTTTACCATGGTGTCCAAACCCTAACTATTGTAGTGCTCGGGCTCACTTTTAGCCTTCTTGAGTCACGGATTCTTTAA
- the yedF gene encoding sulfurtransferase-like selenium metabolism protein YedF has product MKQIDCRGLPCPQPVINTKNALDEIKEGEEVLVLVDNEAAVKNVSRFAEAQGHAISVTAKDGFWELKITKGAKTASISPDISCGTQEPVCIALTSKTMGKGDETLGKILLRAFIKTLKEVSPRPQVIVCYNEGVFLALEDSELLPDLKDLEKQGVEILVCGTCLDYYKVKDRLGVGQISNMFDILQKLVSSKVVKP; this is encoded by the coding sequence ATGAAACAGATTGACTGCCGTGGTCTTCCCTGCCCACAACCAGTTATCAATACTAAAAATGCCCTTGACGAGATAAAAGAAGGAGAAGAAGTTCTGGTACTTGTTGACAATGAAGCAGCGGTAAAAAATGTCTCCCGCTTTGCTGAAGCCCAGGGGCACGCTATTTCGGTTACTGCCAAAGATGGTTTTTGGGAACTCAAAATCACCAAAGGAGCTAAGACAGCTTCCATCTCTCCAGATATTTCCTGTGGAACTCAAGAACCTGTTTGTATAGCTTTAACTTCCAAAACTATGGGCAAAGGGGACGAAACCCTGGGAAAAATTCTTTTGCGAGCCTTTATAAAGACTCTGAAAGAAGTCTCTCCAAGGCCCCAAGTCATTGTTTGTTACAATGAAGGAGTCTTTTTGGCCCTTGAAGATTCGGAACTCTTGCCTGACCTTAAAGACCTTGAAAAACAAGGTGTTGAAATTCTAGTATGCGGAACCTGCCTTGATTATTACAAAGTAAAAGACAGGTTAGGCGTAGGGCAAATTTCAAACATGTTTGATATTTTGCAAAAACTAGTATCCTCCAAGGTTGTTAAACCATGA
- a CDS encoding aminotransferase class V-fold PLP-dependent enzyme, whose amino-acid sequence MIYLDQAATSFPKPSEVIEAVGQALRNTPGSPGRSAHQGALAASHIIFEAREKIASFIGAEDSTQVIFTSGATESLNLVIMGLLNPGDRVIATHVEHNSVARPLEYLRKTREVKVVYAPCNEEGLVELETLERLIKEHKPRLLCVNLVSNVTGAIQPLAEILKIKGKSLVLVDAAQAVGHIPVDVTRWDIDFLAFSGHKGVFGPPGVGVLYIKPGRESELSPIKLGGTGSRSESLEAPEFLPDRFEPGTPNLCGIAGLSAGIDFIEETSLMKIHRHTTALADLFLEKIKDHPKIKIYGPKERIKAIPIVSINIEGLSPSEVALRLDKEFQVAVRPGLHCAPLAHKAIGTFPQGTVRFSFGYFNRVSEVEKAAEALLKIAA is encoded by the coding sequence ATGATTTACTTAGACCAGGCGGCCACTTCTTTTCCTAAGCCTTCAGAAGTAATAGAGGCCGTAGGACAGGCCCTCAGGAACACTCCGGGAAGCCCTGGGCGCTCTGCCCACCAGGGGGCTCTGGCGGCAAGCCATATAATTTTTGAAGCCCGTGAAAAGATAGCCTCTTTCATCGGCGCTGAAGACTCAACACAAGTAATTTTTACCTCAGGCGCCACCGAGAGCCTTAACCTGGTTATCATGGGACTTCTTAACCCAGGAGACCGTGTAATAGCTACCCATGTGGAACATAATTCCGTAGCCAGGCCGCTTGAGTATCTTAGAAAAACAAGAGAAGTAAAAGTAGTCTATGCCCCGTGCAACGAAGAAGGTTTAGTTGAGCTTGAGACATTAGAAAGGCTAATAAAAGAACATAAGCCCAGGCTCTTGTGCGTGAACCTAGTTTCAAATGTAACTGGTGCCATACAGCCCCTTGCAGAAATTCTTAAAATAAAAGGGAAAAGTTTAGTTCTTGTAGATGCTGCCCAGGCCGTAGGACATATTCCCGTAGATGTTACTAGGTGGGACATAGATTTCCTGGCCTTCTCGGGGCACAAGGGAGTTTTTGGTCCACCAGGCGTGGGTGTGCTTTATATCAAACCCGGGCGAGAAAGTGAACTCTCTCCTATTAAACTTGGAGGGACAGGAAGTCGTTCAGAATCGCTTGAGGCTCCTGAGTTTTTGCCAGATCGCTTTGAGCCCGGAACTCCCAATCTTTGTGGTATCGCCGGCCTTTCTGCTGGAATTGATTTTATTGAAGAAACGAGTCTTATGAAAATTCATCGCCACACCACCGCCCTTGCAGATCTTTTTTTAGAAAAAATTAAAGACCATCCCAAAATTAAAATTTATGGTCCCAAAGAAAGAATCAAAGCCATTCCTATTGTTTCCATAAACATTGAAGGCCTTTCGCCCTCTGAAGTAGCCCTTCGTCTTGATAAAGAATTTCAGGTTGCGGTGCGCCCTGGCCTCCACTGTGCCCCATTGGCACATAAAGCCATAGGAACTTTCCCT